In a single window of the Pirellulales bacterium genome:
- a CDS encoding DUF1080 domain-containing protein — protein sequence MPRYLARRLLVLLIAITLVSTMTVTAAEPNTLSPHELDEGWILLFDGTTDFGWHAAKKADWKVADGAITVSAGEPGLLATTSQFADYTLRLDFRAPRGTNSGVFLRTPEVPTDPTKDCYELNIADPETSPFYTGSFVGRQKAKEYAHSDDWQTFEVTAQGGHFVITVDGRQMLDYTDPQPLARGHIGLQLNKGQVAFRNIKLKPLGLQPIFNGRDLSGWKVFPDKKSVFSVTPEGYLNVKKGNGAIETEGHWRDFVLQLDVFSNGKFLNSGIFFRNVPGKFWQGYESQINNGFLVERTLPIDFGTGAIYGRQKARRVVSDDFVWFHKTIVATGNHMAVWVNGYQVSDFTDERSPSDNPRDGKCLNPGTIAIQGHDPTTDLSFRNLRIVETPAQ from the coding sequence ATGCCTCGCTACTTAGCACGTCGTCTACTGGTTCTGTTAATTGCGATCACTCTCGTCTCCACGATGACGGTCACCGCAGCCGAGCCAAATACCCTCTCGCCGCATGAATTGGACGAGGGTTGGATTCTGCTGTTTGATGGCACGACCGATTTCGGATGGCATGCCGCCAAGAAGGCCGATTGGAAGGTCGCCGACGGCGCCATTACCGTCTCCGCGGGCGAACCGGGATTACTGGCGACGACCAGTCAGTTCGCCGACTACACCTTGCGGCTTGATTTCCGCGCGCCGCGAGGAACCAATAGCGGCGTCTTTCTGCGGACTCCGGAAGTGCCCACCGATCCCACCAAGGACTGCTACGAACTGAACATCGCCGATCCGGAAACCAGCCCTTTCTACACGGGCAGTTTTGTCGGTCGCCAAAAAGCCAAAGAGTACGCGCACAGTGACGATTGGCAAACATTCGAAGTCACGGCCCAGGGAGGGCATTTCGTCATCACGGTCGATGGCCGGCAGATGCTCGATTATACCGACCCGCAACCTCTCGCGCGCGGCCACATCGGCTTGCAGTTGAACAAAGGGCAGGTCGCCTTCCGCAATATCAAGCTCAAGCCGCTGGGTCTGCAGCCGATCTTCAACGGCCGCGACCTATCTGGGTGGAAAGTGTTTCCCGATAAGAAAAGCGTCTTCTCAGTCACTCCCGAGGGTTACTTGAATGTCAAGAAGGGAAACGGCGCCATCGAGACCGAGGGCCATTGGCGCGATTTTGTCTTGCAACTGGATGTCTTCTCGAATGGCAAGTTCCTCAACTCGGGCATTTTCTTTCGGAATGTTCCGGGCAAGTTCTGGCAGGGATACGAAAGCCAGATCAATAACGGCTTCCTCGTCGAACGGACGCTGCCGATCGACTTCGGCACCGGAGCGATTTACGGACGGCAAAAGGCGCGCAGGGTGGTGTCCGATGACTTCGTGTGGTTTCATAAAACGATCGTTGCCACCGGAAATCACATGGCTGTGTGGGTGAATGGCTACCAAGTGAGCGATTTCACCGACGAACGGTCGCCCAGCGATAATCCGCGCGATGGAAAATGCCTCAACCCGGGCACGATCGCGATCCAGGGACACGATCCGACGACAGATCTGTCGTTTCGGAACTTGCGGATCGTGGAGACGCCGGCGCAGTGA
- a CDS encoding DUF2238 domain-containing protein has translation MVDSTDSRPDAARQRIVKRWLFGLFCATWVVSCLYPPYPQELILQHIPTGLAIGALIVIDRFQALSLHSYAATLAFLLLHLLGARYLYSNVPFDEWSQMLLGFDPSVSLGWRRNHYDRLVHFCYGLLFVGVIREFLERRLALSRAASHVIAIGMIVASGTIYELLEWFIALALSPDAAEAYNGQQGDMWDAQKDMALALGGALVGTLIAMCRDQRASLRAAPADQQSV, from the coding sequence ATGGTGGACTCAACCGACAGCAGACCAGACGCCGCGCGGCAGCGGATCGTAAAGCGGTGGCTGTTCGGGTTGTTCTGCGCAACTTGGGTCGTCAGCTGCCTCTATCCACCGTACCCGCAAGAACTCATCCTGCAGCACATACCCACTGGCCTGGCCATCGGCGCCTTGATCGTAATCGATCGCTTTCAGGCTCTCAGCTTGCATAGCTACGCGGCCACCTTGGCATTCTTACTTCTCCATTTGCTGGGTGCGCGGTACCTGTATTCGAATGTTCCGTTCGATGAATGGAGTCAGATGCTATTGGGCTTTGATCCCTCAGTCTCATTAGGCTGGCGTCGCAACCATTACGATCGATTGGTGCATTTCTGTTACGGCTTGCTATTCGTCGGCGTCATCCGTGAGTTCTTGGAGAGACGACTGGCGCTGTCGCGCGCTGCATCCCATGTGATCGCCATTGGGATGATCGTTGCGTCCGGCACGATCTACGAACTACTCGAATGGTTCATTGCCTTGGCATTGTCGCCCGACGCGGCCGAGGCGTACAACGGCCAGCAGGGTGACATGTGGGACGCGCAGAAGGACATGGCATTGGCGCTGGGCGGCGCGCTTGTCGGGACATTGATCGCCATGTGCAGGGATCAGCGTGCTAGCCTTCGCGCTGCGCCGGCTGATCAGCAGTCAGTCTAA